From the Planctomycetota bacterium genome, one window contains:
- a CDS encoding MotA/TolQ/ExbB proton channel family protein, producing MESPYPNQLSGITGKWQWLLWFFVCLIGGCVLAGAYWFGRIVPWLDYMVIVIVALFLGALIKSFNDIRSLDREAKLASKQVKQLVELNDVANFLKHSEPSVFRSHIRSLHTIFLSDTNIQQDSLIEITHARLVARNKVVELLGSILITLGLIGTIIGLLISIGGLSGVLGTDASDMDALQTQMQITVSGLSTAFYTTLFGAIFGGVVLRILTNVIDANILRFMAHLSELTEVYVLPAMRRTAARLEGEGYYRRMDGAG from the coding sequence ATGGAGTCGCCCTACCCCAACCAGCTCTCGGGCATCACCGGCAAGTGGCAGTGGCTACTGTGGTTTTTCGTATGCCTGATCGGCGGATGCGTTTTGGCCGGAGCGTACTGGTTCGGGCGGATCGTGCCGTGGCTCGACTACATGGTGATCGTCATCGTCGCGCTGTTCCTCGGCGCGTTGATCAAGAGCTTCAACGACATTCGCAGCCTCGACCGTGAGGCGAAGCTGGCGAGCAAGCAGGTCAAGCAGCTCGTCGAACTCAACGACGTGGCCAACTTTCTCAAGCACAGCGAGCCGAGCGTGTTTCGTTCGCACATCCGGTCGCTGCACACGATCTTCCTCTCCGACACCAACATCCAGCAGGACTCGCTGATCGAGATCACCCACGCCCGGCTCGTCGCACGCAACAAGGTCGTCGAACTGCTCGGCAGCATCCTCATCACGCTCGGTCTCATCGGTACGATCATCGGCCTGCTCATTTCCATCGGCGGGCTCAGCGGCGTCCTCGGCACCGACGCGTCGGACATGGACGCGTTGCAGACCCAGATGCAGATCACGGTGAGCGGCCTCTCCACCGCGTTCTACACCACGCTCTTCGGCGCGATCTTCGGCGGCGTGGTGCTGCGCATTCTCACTAACGTGATCGATGCCAACATCCTCCGGTTCATGGCCCACCTCTCGGAACTGACCGAGGTGTACGTCCTGCCGGCGATGCGCCGAACGGCGGCGCGGCTCGAGGGCGAGGGGTACTACCGACGCATGGACGGTGCGGGATGA